DNA sequence from the Acidobacteriota bacterium genome:
CACCGTTGCGGGTGTCTCGGTGGTGCGCTCCGGCTCGCCGGGCAAGGTCACGTCTCTCTTCACCCGCGGCACCAACTCCAACCAGACGCTGTTCCTGTGGAACGGCGTGGCGATCAACGACCCGTTCTTGGGCGCCCTCGATCTCTCCGGCCTGTCCACCGAGGGCATCGAGCGGGTGGAGGTGGTGCGCGGTCCCTTCAGCGCCCTCTACGGCGGCGACGCGGTGGGCGGCGTGGTGCAGCTCTTGCCGGCCCGCCACCGTGGGGTCGCCCTGCGGCTGGAAGGCGGCGAGGACAGCCTGCGGCGCGGCGGAGTGACGGCCGGCCTCGATACCGGGGCGGTGCACTTCGACTTCATCGGCCAGGTCCGGCGAGGCGACGGCACCGTCGACAACGACTTCTACGACGCCGAGGAGATCACCCTGCGTGGCGACTGGGCGCCGCGATCGGATCTCTCGATCGGCCTTTCTCTCCGCGGCCTCGAATCGGAGGTGGGCATTCCCTTCGACTTCTTCGGCAACCCCAGCCCGACGCAGAGCAACCTGCGGGAGAGCCGACAGATTCACCTGCCGGTGCGCTGGACCGGCGCCACCTGGAGCGCCGAAGGACATCTGGCCGAATACCGCAACGACCTGGAGGCGCGCGATCCCGGCAATCCCTTCACCGCCAGCCAGACGGACGCCGTCTCCCGCACGGCGCGCACGGTCGTGCGCCGCAAGTTCGCCGGCGAGCGCGGCTGGGTTGCCGGCGGCGGCGAGTGGGACGAGCAGACCGCCGACCGACAGGACGCGTTCTCGGTTCTCCCGGAGGTGGAGCAGAGCACCTGGGCGGCCTTCGCCCAGGCCCACTACCGAGCGGGCATCGCCACCTTGGACGCCGGCCTGCGCCACGACGATGCGGATTCCTTTGGCAGCGAGACCAGCCTGCGCCTCGGAGGAGTGGTGGCCCTCGGAGAACACGCGCGGGTGCGAGCGAACTACGGCGAGGGCTTCCGGCCGCCCACCCTGTCGGACCTCTACTTCCCGGGCTTCGGCAACCCGGATCTCGAAGCGGAGCGCGCCGAAAGCTGGGAAGTCGGCCTGGAATCGGAGCGCGGTCCTTGGGGGTTCGGCCTGGTGGCCTTCAACATCGATCAGGAGAACTTGATCCAGTTCGCCCCGCCGACCTTCCAGCCCTTCAATGTCGGCCGCGCCCGCAGTCGGGGCCTCGAAGGCGAAGCTTCTTTCGCTCGGCGGAGCTTTCGAGGGCGGCTAAACCTCACCTACCTGGAAGCAGAAGATCTCGACACCGGCCTGCCGCTGCTGCGGCGCCCGGAGGAGAGCGCCAGCCTTCTGCTCTCCTGGGGCATCGCCGACTGGACCCTCCACGCCACCGGCCGCTATGCCGGGGAGCGGGCGGATATCGGTAGCGTGACCCTCGACGCCTACACCGTCGCAGACCTCGCCGCCACCTGGAAGGTCCGCACCTGGATCGCGCCGTATGTGCGGGTCGACAATGTGTTCGACGAGGAGTACGACGAGGCCGCCGGTTTCCCGGCGCCGGACCGCACCCTGGCCGGCGGCGTCACCCTGAACTTCTGATTGGTGCCCAGGGACCAGGTGGCTTCGCCGGACGGACCCGGGCCTTCGGCCGGGTGCCGTTTTCACCCGGCCGCCTGGTGCCTGTGGCTCGTTTCCGCCCTGGTACCCGCAGCCCTCACCCGGCATCCGGCCTACCTCGGCCTGCTGGTGCTGGTGCTGGCCGCGGTGTTTTTCGGCCTGGGCCGCCGGCCCGCCCACGAACCGGGCTGGGAGGGCTTCCTGCGCTTCGGCCTGATCCTGGTGGTCTTCTCGAGTCTGGTGCAGCCGCTGCTGGTGCACCAAGGAGCCACCACCCTCTTCTCCCTACCGCGCTGGCGTTGGGACCTGGAGATCGCCGACCGGCAGGTGGGACTCCTCGACCTCGGCGGCCGGGTGACGGCGGAGAGCGTGGCGACGGGGTTCCTGTCCGGCCTGGCGCTGTTGGCGGTCTTGCTCGCCTTCGCCGCCTTTCAGCGCGCCGTGGACCCGGTGGATCTGGTGCGCCGCATGCCCCGCTTCCTACACCAGTCATCGGTGGTTCTGTCCATCGCCCTGACCTTCATCCCGCAGACCTTGGTGGCCCAACGGGAGATCCGCGAGGCACAGGCACTGCGGGGAGTCCGGCAGCGCGGCCTCCGAGGCCTCGCGCCGACCTTTGTGACCCTGCTGGCGGAAGGCCTGGAGCGGAGTCTCAACCTGGCCGAAGCGATGGAGGCGCGCGGCTTCGGTGGCGTCCAGGCCCACCGGCCGCCGGCCTGGGCCGGCTGGGCCATCGCCGGCGGTCTGTTGACAGTCCTCGGCGCCATCGTCGTGTGGCCCAGGCTGTGGCTGCCGGGCCTCGTGCTGCTGACCCTTGCCGTGCGGCGCATCGGGGCGGGGGTGCGGCGCACTCGCTTTCGGCGACTGCCCTGGACGCCCTGGGACACCGCCCTGGTGGCGGCTTGTAGTGCGTCCGTGGTCGCTCTCGTGCTGAACCGCCAGGGGCTAGCCTTCACCGCCTATCCGCGGCTCGCCTGGCCCGCTGTCCAGCTCCTGCCGATTCTCGCCATCCTGCTGCTGGCTCTTCCCCTCGGCGACATCTCTTCGGAAAGGGGTAGGGGCCCATGATTCGCTTCGAGGGCGTGACCTACCGCTACCCGCAAGGCGCGGGCGAGGATCTCGCTCCGGCCCTGTGCGATATCGACCTCGACGTGCCGGCCGGTCAGTGGTGGCTCATCGCCGGTCCCTCGGGCTGCGGCAAGAGCACCCTGTTGCGCTGTTTGAACGGATTGGTGCCCCACTTCCACGGCGGTCGCATCGCCGGTCGCCTGCGGGTGGCGAACCTGGATCCGGTAGCCGAGGGACCGCGGGCGATGAGCGAACACGTCGGCTTCCTCTTTCAGGATCCGGAAGCACAGTTCATCACCCAGCGGGTCGAGGACGAGGTCGCCTTGGTGCTGGAGAGCCATGCCGTGGCACCGCGGGAGATCGCCCATCGTCTCGATGAGACCTTCGACACCCTGGCCATTC
Encoded proteins:
- a CDS encoding TonB-dependent receptor, whose translation is MRRILILAVLVGVTGSAAAQQARSSSAAAETTGHVVPQYADEVVVTATLEEEKRPEISATVTVISGEEIRRRQAPEVLDLLRTVAGVSVVRSGSPGKVTSLFTRGTNSNQTLFLWNGVAINDPFLGALDLSGLSTEGIERVEVVRGPFSALYGGDAVGGVVQLLPARHRGVALRLEGGEDSLRRGGVTAGLDTGAVHFDFIGQVRRGDGTVDNDFYDAEEITLRGDWAPRSDLSIGLSLRGLESEVGIPFDFFGNPSPTQSNLRESRQIHLPVRWTGATWSAEGHLAEYRNDLEARDPGNPFTASQTDAVSRTARTVVRRKFAGERGWVAGGGEWDEQTADRQDAFSVLPEVEQSTWAAFAQAHYRAGIATLDAGLRHDDADSFGSETSLRLGGVVALGEHARVRANYGEGFRPPTLSDLYFPGFGNPDLEAERAESWEVGLESERGPWGFGLVAFNIDQENLIQFAPPTFQPFNVGRARSRGLEGEASFARRSFRGRLNLTYLEAEDLDTGLPLLRRPEESASLLLSWGIADWTLHATGRYAGERADIGSVTLDAYTVADLAATWKVRTWIAPYVRVDNVFDEEYDEAAGFPAPDRTLAGGVTLNF
- a CDS encoding CbiQ family ECF transporter T component — its product is MPRDQVASPDGPGPSAGCRFHPAAWCLWLVSALVPAALTRHPAYLGLLVLVLAAVFFGLGRRPAHEPGWEGFLRFGLILVVFSSLVQPLLVHQGATTLFSLPRWRWDLEIADRQVGLLDLGGRVTAESVATGFLSGLALLAVLLAFAAFQRAVDPVDLVRRMPRFLHQSSVVLSIALTFIPQTLVAQREIREAQALRGVRQRGLRGLAPTFVTLLAEGLERSLNLAEAMEARGFGGVQAHRPPAWAGWAIAGGLLTVLGAIVVWPRLWLPGLVLLTLAVRRIGAGVRRTRFRRLPWTPWDTALVAACSASVVALVLNRQGLAFTAYPRLAWPAVQLLPILAILLLALPLGDISSERGRGP